ttcttctcttttcttggaTCAACTCATGGCATTGGCCCACGATGTTATAGAGACCATCGTAGAAAACCCGTCAACTTTATTTATATGAATCATTGACTTGCACACAAATCATAActatatttcattaaaaaaaaatatcaagaaagacATTAATTACTCTAAGTCAGAACTCTAAATTAAACCCTCAAAGCGAAGCACGACATCACAACAATAAATGCATAGATATATGGATTTGCCAAAAGGTATTCCTCAACCAGTTAGCACAATCTCATCACTTTGTTTTGGCCCTACTGGCTGTCTTCTTATTGAGATACACATATgaattatattagaaaaatatcacATTACAGAATTGATGTGGAGTGAAGTAGTTATATATACTAGTTGGCCCATAATTTATTGATTTCAACTTTTGAGTGAGGGTGAGTGGAACTGAATATATTGACTAACTCATAGTTGAGCTCCCACTTGGTGATCTCTTAGTTGAAAGTATCGGGTTTCTATTGTGCGTCCAAACAAATGATTGATTGGTTGGTCTCCGATGTGTATTGGAATCCTAGACTTAATAATGAATCCTGTGAATCTCTATGGTTGCCAAGTGCGGAAGGAGATAATAGGTGAAAGACGTGTATGAACTAGTTGGCGATCATTAGAGATTTGAGTTGAGATAATTTTAGAGCTGAAAGTATCTTAATTAAGGAGGACCATACCTAACATTGAGCTCACACCTgagttcattattttttttattttttatttttatgttacaTGGTTTTCGCTGCAAGTTCCCGTTTCCTCTGGAAGCAAAAGGCACAATTTCTCTCATTGACGGTTAACTAATCTCCCTCAGCAATTTGGGCGTCTTCTGATAAGTGCGGGTCGGGAGTGCGGCCCTAAACTTGACGGATCAtaagtgaataaaaaaataattgtagTCATATAaaacttcattattatttccCAAAGGAACTTATTTATTCCAATTGATAAATGCCGGAAGAGCTTAGGAGCCACGACTTGGATCCCAAAGCAAACTCCGTACAACATGGCCCAAAAGAAAACATTAATGTATAAACCCAAAGAGTTTTTGCCGAAAACAAATGGTCTATTTAAAAGGTGCATCAAGCATAGACATCGGGATTGGCTGAAAGGTACTCCTCAACAACCTTGTATAGCCCCATAGCCTTATCTTTGCCTTGTTTGATCTCCTCTTGCTTAAGCTCCGCACCAGCTTTCGTGTGGTACTCACTAGACATCTTGCATATGCATCCACCATTACTTGAAGCCTCAAATTTGACCTCATAGACAACGgattcaattttatcaaaaatcacATCACCTTCAATCAAGGTATACTTGCAAACGAGGTTATCAGAATCGAGAGCATCGATCTTATGtttcaaatatttcaagtgACCACCTGACATAAATTGATAGTCTTGCTTAGAATTATTACAATAGAAACCAATAAGAAGGACAAATACGTGTATGCGCATCACAAATTAAGGATGACAGTTACCATCGGCAAAGTTAGTCTGCTTAATGCTTCCAactcctccatctccttcaatGAAATCAATGCTCTTGATGCCTTGGGGGGCAATCTTGGGGATGAGATTGTGGGAATCGAGAATCAAGGCCTTGAACATTCTAGATGGGGCAATTGGGGTAGTGAATTCTTGGGTAAAGGTAGTGATGGCCATATTTGATTTTAAGAGTGAAGATCTGAAAATGGAGGAGCAACGTGAAAAAGATTTGATTGAAGGCAGAAGAAAGCTGAGTTTGCTGTGAAGATGTTGAGCAACAACTTGATGGGTATTTATAGATTCTAGGAGATGCGTGTGGAATGGTGCAGTTGTTTTCGCTGACGAAGAATTCAAGTTGGATCTCTATCGGTAGCACTCCACTTTGGACTGGCCCCACTTCTAGATGAAAGAACATGTATATTCACATTATAGGAGATTGACTTACGTACTACGGAAAATTATTTAGCACATCATTTGAAACTCCCAATTTGCATAGACGGACTTTCCTTCGACCCACAGCTGGAAATAGCTTTACACGCTGGAGAACTCATCGGGTGCATCGTTGATCCAATGAAATCATCCGTCGAATTATGTGGTTCCCGCGATGGGTCCACAAAATTTGATTAATCACATAAACTGGACCTTTGTCTGTGGCCGTTGCTACTAATTTTCCTACGTGTCCTACTTCTGGTTCATATGCTTTGATTTTTAGTTTCTCGACGTCGCCATTCTCCGGCCCTGCCCCCATCCTGGAGGTTCAGGGTCAATTCCCCATGTATCCTTATATCGTGGACACCGTGTCTTGTAGAAAGATGCAGGCATACCCTGTACGATGCCGAATTAATTACTACCGCGAGCATTAGAAATCGGTAATTCTTAACAATCCTTTGCACATCCGTCCTAATCCAGAGTTTCACAACACGTACGCACGCAAAAATTATGCTGGAAGTTGGGAcagacataatttttttaattcttgaagtAATCAGCAGCTGGTGCTCGATTTGTTGTCGTTTTAGTTCTGGGCTCTGTGACTAATTAAATGAGTGTATAGATCTTGAGCTGGGTGTTGCGACTCTCCCGATGCAAGATATGGGGATTAGGCATCCGTCGGGGCGATGGCTTGCTAAGTGAGAGCAGCTAGAGCTTCTTACAAGGTTATGATAACAGTCGGCACGAATTCTCCCAGACTTTGCCAATATGCAGCAATTGGTTGACTCGGTTCATTATGATTAacatggttttttctttttggagtcACCACTTACCTGATTGTGAAACGCGGAAGGTCGTTCGGTTTTTTTGGTCGGGGGAAGGTCGCTTCACTTTTCACGAGCCATAGCATAACTAGTGCCCTTTTAGTATCTAAACTTACAGTGTAATCGATAACGTGACTCAAGTGGTCCTATCAAATTTTAAGCTCCTTGCTACATTTTACTAAATGAGCAAAAAGGGCTATCCATCAAGCATATAGAATAAACAACACGCCAAATTGAAATAAGCATGTAAATGTGAAAGACGGAATGTAAAGTGTGAGAAAAGTAAACCCAATATGGTGTCAAGCAAAGAAGTACATGATCTTCTTATCATATCACGGGACAAGATCCCCGTGACCAGTTTCATAAATTAATGATGCCTGTACCTCAAACTAGATAACATGAAACGATCATGAACTAGACAAAACGAACCGACTAGCTAAGTAATAGCAACAACAATCCAAACTATACGCCTCACtactctttttatcttttatctttgccaactcttttctttttaattacgCAAAATGACATGATCTAGCGTCTATATTATACTAAAAACGCTAGCTACGCCTTGCATTAGATTAGGAGAACGCGAAATTAAACATGGAGTCAAAACATTACTTAAAATTACTACCTCCGAGAATGctatttttctgtaatttttcaTTACATGCTTTTTGTGCCACTCTTTCACTTACACTAGTGGCAATATGATTAATCACGGGGGAAGTATACTAtcaatgccataagttgtgtacggtgctcactttggtgtcaaaagtttccgtcggattacttaagtgccaaatcggagaaaaaaaataatcactttggtgccaccagcGAGAGATTCCGGCCGGATTAATTATGtggcttttatatatatatttttaaaaagttccATTTGCttcaaaacaacgtcgttttcggtcctccttaagaaaatgatgtagttttgccatcctacatggatggcttcacaaaaacgatgttgtttaaatcatttggagatttttattttatattatttggggattgaaattagggtttttccgACCTAGCTTGCTCGCCGTCGCGCTCGGCCTCCGCCGTCACTGGGCCGTCATTGCTCACTCAGCCGCCATTGCTTGGCTCTATTCGGATGCCCTCGACGGCACACAAGGGAGCACCTGCCCCGGTCGTCGAAGCCTAGGTACTGGAAGACGCAGGCTAGGCACTTGTCGGGGAGATCAAAGATGGAAAGGGAGACATCAATGGCGGCACACTCATCGGCGGCCTCCTTGAGCACAGGCCAAATCATGGCCTTCAActtggccgccgagtggccgttgttggggttggggtcggggtcggggttggggttggaGCCGCGGctgccgagtggccatcgtcggggtcggggttggggtcgaggtcaAGGTCGGAGCCgcggccgtcgagtggccatcatcgaggtcgaggtcggggtcggggtcggagccATGGCCGTCGAGTGCCCATCGTCAAGGTCGGGGTTAGGGCTGGAAGCTGCGGCCGCCAAGTGGCCATCAttggggttggggtcggggtgGTCGAGCAGCGGCCGAGCGCGGGGCCGTTAAGGACAGCGACTGGccggagatttagggttttgaattgagGGTGACACCAAACAACgcgttttggtgttaggatgctaaCTGTACTTTCCAAAGGagccacatcagcttcaaaaatta
This region of Eucalyptus grandis isolate ANBG69807.140 chromosome 8, ASM1654582v1, whole genome shotgun sequence genomic DNA includes:
- the LOC120286612 gene encoding pathogenesis-related protein STH-2-like, which gives rise to MAITTFTQEFTTPIAPSRMFKALILDSHNLIPKIAPQGIKSIDFIEGDGGVGSIKQTNFADGGHLKYLKHKIDALDSDNLVCKYTLIEGDVIFDKIESVVYEVKFEASSNGGCICKMSSEYHTKAGAELKQEEIKQGKDKAMGLYKVVEEYLSANPDVYA